From one Bombus pascuorum unplaced genomic scaffold, iyBomPasc1.1, whole genome shotgun sequence genomic stretch:
- the LOC132915616 gene encoding uncharacterized protein LOC132915616, which yields MIPPVSTQIQISIDSTDYTFNGPNPELAAFPQCPTTSSFSISQPVTQSQQLSTSSSIPLECAFNFDSSPGDHTAEPGSIQSEGFNFNPNTRPSFRFSVYEFKYLQNIKLFYTLIAGSFFHKKMCCHVLF from the exons ATGATACCTCCTGTATCGACTCAGATTCAAATATCGATTGATTCCACCGATTATACATTTAACGGACCTAATCCGGAACTAGCAGCATTTCCGCAATGTCCAACTACAAGTTCATTTTCTATATCGCAACCTGTTACCCAAAGTCAACAATTGTCTACTTCATCATCTATTCCTCTAGAATGCGCGTTTAATTTTGATTCGTCACCAGGAGATCATACAGCT GAACCTGGTTCAATCCAGTCCGaaggatttaattttaatcccaATACTAGACCATCGTTCCGTTTTAGTGTTTATGAATTTAAgtatctacaaaatataaaattattttacacattAATAGCAGGAtcttttttccataaaaaaatgtGTTGCCATGTGTTGTTTTAG